A stretch of Ipomoea triloba cultivar NCNSP0323 chromosome 13, ASM357664v1 DNA encodes these proteins:
- the LOC116002700 gene encoding uncharacterized protein LOC116002700, whose protein sequence is MEIGCGIPNGLHGVENFEDGKDIKMSELEEGELVEMISKTELGENSAIVSKIESQETRAGTENLVNKDSGSKNQNRRKNRKKKKKNKGNKGTPGPNITDINRFVTNVCKRLREKKSYLVWNAVACLGVSALSDLVKEVEAIQACGGQKTADGRRFRIGGGILWNIIKAREPNAYKEIMKRGKEFEKQLKQVPKTPLIKQEAKDATSQNTPGTVTDKRVAIASDGSSLPSNMMCDSQEQSTSGPERQSVYNRIRMPVSYDDLFEEDVQQNAL, encoded by the exons ATGGAGATTGGATGTGGCATACCAAATGGCCTTCATGGAGTTGAGAATTTTGAGGATGGCAAAGACATTAAGATGTCTGAGCTTGAGGAGGGAGAATTGGTCGAGATGATTTCTAAGACTGAATTGGGAGAAAATAGTGCTATAGTTTCCAAGATAGAATCACAAGAAACTAGGGCTGGAACTGAGAACTTAGTTAATAAAGACTCTGGGAGTAAGAATCAGAACCGTAGGAAgaataggaagaagaagaagaagaacaaaggaAATAAAGGCACTCCAGGTCCAAATATTACAGATATCAACAG GTTTGTTACAAATGTGTGTAAACgcttgagagaaaaaaaatcttatttggTGTGGAACGCTGTGGCATGTCTTGGTGTATCAGCTCTCAGTGATCTTGTCAAAGAG GTGGAGGCAATTCAGGCTTGTGGTGGACAGAAGACTGCTGATGGCCGGCGCTTTAGAATAGGTGGTGGTATATTGTGGAACATCATCAAAGCGCGTGAGCCCAATGCTTACAAAGAGATAATGAAAAGGGGAAAGGAGTTTGAG AAGCAGCTCAAGCAAGTTCCTAAAACACCCCTGATCAAGCAAGAAGCTAAAGACGCTACTTCCCAGAATACCCCTGGCACAGTGACAGATAAACGGGTAGCCATTGCTTCAGATGGTTCAAGTCTTCCATCTAATATGATGTGCGATTCTCAGGAACAGTCGACTAGTGGACCAGAACGGCAGTCTGTTTATAATAGAATACGGATGCCAGTCTCATATGATGATCTGTTTGAAGAAGATGTACAACAGAATGCTCTATAA